The following proteins are co-located in the Neofelis nebulosa isolate mNeoNeb1 chromosome 18, mNeoNeb1.pri, whole genome shotgun sequence genome:
- the CD19 gene encoding B-lymphocyte antigen CD19 isoform X4: protein MPPPLLLFFLLFLTPEGVRPQKTLLVEAKEGGKAELPCLKGPSDGPPEQQAWFQGAQSELDPGSQGLGIQKGPLGLQLLIFNVSDQMGGFYVCQLGPPSEQAWQSGWTVSVEGSGELFRWNASYLNDPGCGLGNRSSEGPKPSSGYPTSSQLYVWAKGHPEIWETDPECASPRGSLNQSLNQDLTVAPGSTFWLPCEVPPASVARGPISWTLVRPKKHNISLLHLNLREDAPVREMWVLDTLRGGAVLLLPQATAQDAGTYHCYHGNMTIEMQLKVTAQSVRHWLLEAGGWKVPVVPLLYLIICLGSLVSFVHLRRALILRKKRKRMTDPTRRFFKVTPSPGSGSQNQYGNVLSLPTPTSGTGRALRWAAGLGAAVQSYGNPRSDVQEVGAAGPRSPPPAGPEEEEGEAYEEPDSEEGSEFYENDSNLGQDQLSQDGSGYENPEDDALGPGDEDSFSSAESYENEDEELAEPVARTADFLSPHGSAWDPSREATSLGSQSYEDMRGILYAAPQLRSLRAQPGPNHEEDADSYENMDNPNGPEPAWGGGGRMGTWNTR from the exons ATGccacctcctcttctcctcttcttcctcctcttcctgaccCCTGAGGGAGTCAGGCCCCAGAAAACACTGCTGGTGGAGGCTAAAG agGGAGGCAAAGCTGAGCTGCCATGCCTCAAAGGTCCCTCAGATGGTCCCCCTGAGCAGCAGGCCTGGTTTCAGGGGGCTCAGTCAGAGCTGGACCCAGGTTCACAAGGCCTGGGCATCCAGAAGGGGCCCCTGGGCCTCCAGCTCCTCATCTTCAACGTCTCTGACCAGATGGGGGGCTTCTACGTGTGCCAGCTGGGGCCCCCTTCTGAGCAGGCCTGGCAGTCTGGCTGGACAGTCAGCGTGGAGGGCAGCG GGGAGCTGTTCCGCTGGAATGCTTCATACCTAAATGACCCAGGCTGTGGCCTGGGGAACAGGTCCTCAGAGGGCCCCAAGCCCTCTTCTGGTTACCCCACAAGCTCCCAGCTGTACGTGTGGGCCAAAGGCCACCCTGAGATCTGGGAGACAGACCCTGAATGTGCCTCGCCCAGGGGCAGTCTGAACCAGAGCCTCAACCAAG ACCTCACCGTGGCCCCTGGCTCCACATTCTGGCTGCCCTGTGAGGTGCCCCCTGCCTCCGTGGCCAGAGGCCCCATCTCCTGGACCCTCGTGCGCCCCAAGAAGCATAACATCTCATTGCTGCACTTAAACCTGAGGGAGGATGCCCCGGTCAGAGAGATGTGGGTCCTAGACACCCTCAGGGGAGGGGCTGTTCTGTTGCTGCCCCAGGCCACCGCTCAAGACGCTGGCACCTATCATTGTTACCATGGCAACATGACCATCGAGATGCAGCTGAAGGTCACTGCCCAGTCAG TAAGACACTGGCTGCTGGAGGCTGGTGGCTGGAAAGTCCCCGTTGTGCCATTACTTTATCTGATCATCTGCCTGGGTTCCCTGGTGAGCTTTGTTCATCTTCGAAGAG CCCTGATcctcaggaagaaaagaaagcgaATGACCGATCCCACCAGAAG GTTCTTCAAAGTGACGCCTTCCCCGGGAAGCGGGTCCCAGAATCAGTACGGGAACGTGCTCTCCCTTCCCACGCCCACCTCTGGGACGG GACGCGCCCTAAGGTGGGCTGCAGGCCTGGGGGCCGCCGTCCAGTCGTACGGAAACCCGCGCAGCGACGTACAGGAGGTCGGAGCCGCGGGGCCCCGGAGCCCGCCACCAGCAG gcccagaagaagaggaaggggaagccTATGAGGAGCCGGACAGTGAGGAGGGCTCCGAGTTCTACGAGAATGACTCCAACCTCGGGCAGGACCAACTCTCCCAGG ATGGCAGCGGCTATGAGAACCCTGAGGACGACGCCTTGGGCCCCGGGGATGAAGACTCCTTCTCCAGCG CCGAGTCTTATGAGAATGAGGATGAAGAGCTGGCTGAGCCAGTCGCCAGGACAGCAG aCTTCCTGAGCCCCCATGGGTCTGCCTGGGATCCCAGCAGGGAGGCAACCTCTCTTG GGTCCCAGTCCTACGAGGATATGAGAGGGATCCTGTATGCAGCCCCCCAGCTCCGCTCCCTTCGGGCCCAGCCGGGTCCTAATCATGAGGAAG ATGCAGACTCTTATGAGAACATGGACAATCCCAATGGGCCAGAACCagcatggggaggagggggccgcATGGGCACCTGGAACACTAGGTGA